The Natrinema salaciae genome contains a region encoding:
- a CDS encoding CobW family GTP-binding protein has product MAHDSRIPVTVVSGYLGAGKTTLINHVLSNPGDRRVAVIVNDMGEVNIDADLLARDNDDEGIVDLSNGCICCRLRGDLLAEAARLARSRDFDYLMVEASGISEPIPIAQVFTDGTNASDVDPTTLFRLDTMVTVLDTYGFWKEFDAGERLPEGVQPDDDRPLSEVLVEGIEFCDVLLLNKSDMVPDEVLEEIEAVVETLQPRARRLRTTHCEVDPDVVLDTDLFDFATATRSQGWKRHLRGDGHDHGHEESRNGDDHDHDGGRRAAERHGVSSFVFRSDRPFHPERLASWLEDWDGAIVRAKGVCHVANHDEVIGVSQAGPSVRAGPIGEWRPTDDRRTQLVFIGREMNEGRIREELDACLVDDDGTEMADASVTPFPL; this is encoded by the coding sequence ATGGCTCACGATAGCAGGATCCCCGTAACCGTCGTCAGCGGCTACCTCGGGGCGGGAAAGACGACACTGATCAATCACGTGCTGTCGAATCCGGGGGACCGGCGCGTGGCGGTGATCGTCAACGACATGGGGGAAGTAAACATCGACGCGGACCTGCTCGCTCGAGACAACGACGACGAGGGAATCGTGGATCTGTCGAACGGCTGTATCTGTTGCCGGTTGCGCGGTGACCTCCTCGCGGAAGCGGCGCGGCTGGCGCGTAGCCGAGACTTCGACTACCTGATGGTCGAGGCGTCGGGGATCAGCGAGCCGATCCCGATCGCGCAGGTGTTCACCGACGGGACGAACGCGAGCGACGTGGATCCGACGACCCTGTTCCGGCTCGATACAATGGTGACCGTCCTCGATACGTACGGCTTCTGGAAGGAATTCGACGCCGGGGAGCGGCTACCGGAGGGCGTCCAACCCGACGACGACCGACCGTTGAGCGAGGTCCTCGTCGAGGGGATCGAGTTCTGTGACGTACTGCTCCTCAACAAGTCCGATATGGTTCCCGACGAAGTCCTCGAGGAAATCGAGGCGGTCGTCGAGACCCTCCAGCCACGAGCGAGGCGACTCCGGACGACCCACTGCGAGGTCGATCCGGACGTCGTCCTCGACACCGATCTGTTCGACTTCGCGACGGCGACGCGTTCGCAGGGATGGAAGCGGCACCTGCGTGGGGACGGCCACGATCACGGACACGAGGAGAGCCGGAACGGAGACGATCACGACCACGACGGAGGACGACGTGCCGCCGAGCGACACGGCGTCTCGTCGTTCGTCTTCCGTTCCGATCGACCGTTCCACCCCGAGCGACTCGCATCCTGGCTCGAGGACTGGGACGGAGCGATCGTTCGGGCGAAAGGCGTCTGTCACGTCGCGAACCACGACGAGGTGATCGGCGTCAGTCAGGCCGGTCCGTCCGTCAGAGCCGGCCCGATCGGCGAGTGGCGGCCGACCGACGATCGGCGGACGCAGCTGGTGTTCATCGGCCGGGAGATGAACGAGGGGCGAATTCGCGAGGAACTCGACGCGTGTTTGGTCGACGACGACGGAACCGAGATGGCGGACGCATCGGTCACCCCGTTCCCACTGTAG
- a CDS encoding DMT family transporter — MNDDLEATPMIALAIAVFAASTSAILVRWSAAPSSVAAFYRVLFTTVLVAPIALTRHRAAFARLSRRDLAGAVVAGVALAVHFAAWFESLSHTSVAASVTIVQVQPVFVALGAGLVLGERISRATVVGIVVAIVGAAAMSLGGAEHAALSGATVYGNSLALLGAVTVACYTLAGRSIRQRVPVFPYVTVVYGACVLALFLLVGVQDHSYVGYPPREWLLFLGLAVGPGIFGHTVSNWALEHLESVVVSVAWLGEPVGATLLALILLAEVPDAITVIGGGVVIAGVAVTTLERERDGEPAD; from the coding sequence GTGAACGACGATCTCGAGGCCACGCCGATGATTGCACTCGCCATCGCAGTTTTCGCGGCGAGTACCAGCGCCATCCTCGTACGCTGGAGCGCGGCTCCGAGTTCGGTCGCGGCCTTCTACCGCGTGCTCTTTACGACGGTGCTCGTCGCACCGATCGCCCTGACCCGTCACCGCGCGGCGTTCGCACGGCTCTCGCGGCGCGACCTCGCCGGTGCCGTCGTCGCCGGCGTCGCGCTGGCGGTTCACTTCGCCGCCTGGTTCGAGAGTCTTTCACACACCAGCGTCGCCGCGAGCGTTACGATCGTTCAGGTACAGCCGGTCTTCGTGGCGCTCGGTGCGGGTCTCGTTCTGGGCGAGCGGATCAGTCGCGCGACGGTGGTCGGAATCGTCGTCGCCATCGTTGGGGCCGCCGCGATGTCGCTGGGCGGCGCCGAGCACGCGGCCCTCTCCGGCGCGACGGTGTACGGCAATTCGCTCGCGCTGCTGGGCGCGGTGACCGTCGCCTGCTACACGCTCGCCGGCCGCTCGATCCGCCAGCGCGTCCCGGTGTTTCCCTACGTGACCGTCGTCTACGGCGCCTGCGTGCTCGCGCTGTTCCTCCTCGTGGGCGTGCAGGACCACTCGTACGTTGGCTACCCCCCTCGAGAGTGGCTCCTCTTTCTCGGGCTGGCCGTCGGTCCGGGTATCTTCGGCCACACCGTGAGCAACTGGGCCCTCGAGCACCTCGAGTCGGTCGTCGTCAGCGTCGCCTGGCTCGGCGAACCGGTCGGGGCGACCCTGCTCGCGCTGATCTTGCTCGCGGAGGTTCCCGACGCGATCACGGTGATCGGCGGCGGCGTCGTGATCGCGGGCGTCGCCGTGACGACGCTCGAGCGGGAGCGCGACGGCGAACCCGCGGACTGA
- a CDS encoding nitrous oxide reductase accessory protein NosL, producing MDDRDGLERRGLLGTFGVGVAAAIAGCLGGIRPGDGGNDDDGSPAQVYEPTIEDVENGPFEFPEGHRCAVCGMTATDYFGKGQLVHENGLAAVFDSPGCLFAYVVSSTPESPIAGAWTTDYETSDLIDATEAHFVLITDEDAADDPMGIDPRPYADREDAVAFLEGWEAEDLSPEDDIIVGLEAVDLEIASIYRGARLPDA from the coding sequence ATGGACGATCGCGACGGACTCGAGCGGCGGGGGCTTCTCGGGACGTTCGGTGTGGGCGTCGCTGCGGCCATCGCGGGGTGTCTCGGCGGTATCCGGCCTGGCGACGGCGGGAACGACGACGATGGCTCCCCGGCACAGGTGTACGAACCGACGATCGAGGACGTTGAGAACGGTCCGTTCGAGTTCCCGGAGGGGCACCGCTGTGCGGTCTGTGGTATGACTGCGACCGACTACTTCGGCAAGGGCCAGCTCGTCCACGAAAACGGGCTCGCGGCGGTCTTCGACTCGCCGGGGTGTCTGTTCGCCTACGTCGTCTCGTCGACGCCGGAGTCGCCGATCGCCGGCGCGTGGACGACCGATTACGAGACGAGCGACCTGATCGACGCCACCGAGGCCCACTTCGTCCTCATCACCGACGAGGACGCCGCCGACGACCCGATGGGGATCGACCCCCGTCCTTACGCCGACCGCGAGGACGCCGTCGCGTTCCTCGAGGGGTGGGAGGCCGAGGACCTGTCGCCCGAGGACGACATCATCGTCGGACTCGAGGCGGTCGACCTCGAGATCGCATCGATCTATCGCGGCGCGCGTCTCCCGGACGCGTAG
- a CDS encoding SRPBCC family protein has protein sequence MQTYERETTVDSPFEEVWTFNSRITGLEAVTPDWMHLRVERVIGPDGEPDPDVLEAGSEVALSIRPFGVGPRQHWTSEITARKREDGSAYFRDEMVHGPFDHWEHTHTFHADGDRTVLRDRVEYKLPLGGLGDAVAPVSKIGFEAMFRARHRLAKARLE, from the coding sequence ATGCAGACGTACGAACGCGAAACGACGGTCGACTCGCCGTTCGAAGAGGTCTGGACGTTCAACTCTCGGATCACCGGGCTCGAGGCGGTAACCCCCGACTGGATGCACCTGCGCGTCGAGCGCGTGATCGGGCCGGACGGCGAGCCGGACCCGGACGTACTCGAGGCTGGGTCCGAGGTCGCGCTGTCGATCCGTCCGTTCGGCGTCGGGCCGCGACAGCACTGGACCTCGGAGATCACGGCGCGAAAACGCGAGGACGGTTCGGCGTACTTTCGCGACGAGATGGTCCACGGCCCGTTCGACCACTGGGAACACACCCACACCTTCCACGCCGACGGCGACCGGACGGTGCTCCGGGATCGCGTGGAGTACAAGCTTCCACTGGGTGGGCTCGGTGATGCGGTTGCACCCGTCTCGAAGATCGGCTTCGAGGCGATGTTCCGAGCGCGCCACCGGCTGGCGAAAGCACGCCTCGAGTGA
- the lrpA1 gene encoding HTH-type transcriptional regulator LrpA1 yields the protein MSTQATEDRILEVLEDDAQASYAEIAERANVSKPTVRKYINQLEEEGVIVGYSADIDPKKLSSQTIALVGLDVASERYVEATKALKALDEVEALYSSSGDHMLMAEVRAEDGDALGETISEELLEIEGVTAAHPSFLQERLK from the coding sequence ATGAGTACCCAGGCGACGGAAGATCGCATCCTCGAAGTCCTCGAGGACGACGCACAGGCGTCGTACGCCGAGATCGCCGAGCGGGCGAACGTCTCGAAACCGACCGTACGCAAATACATCAACCAGCTCGAGGAGGAGGGAGTCATCGTGGGCTACTCGGCCGACATCGACCCGAAGAAGCTCTCGAGCCAGACGATCGCGCTGGTCGGACTCGACGTCGCGAGCGAACGCTACGTCGAGGCGACGAAGGCGCTGAAAGCGCTCGACGAGGTCGAGGCGCTGTACAGTTCCAGCGGCGATCACATGCTGATGGCGGAAGTCCGCGCCGAAGACGGCGACGCGCTCGGCGAGACCATTTCCGAGGAGCTGCTCGAGATCGAGGGCGTTACCGCGGCCCATCCGTCGTTCCTGCAGGAACGGCTGAAGTAA
- a CDS encoding thiamine pyrophosphate-dependent enzyme: MSAFNAIGEEREIDRDEFTPGVEPQPTWCPGCGDFGVLKSLKQALPEVGKTPEEVLTVTGIGCSGKLNSYLDTYGFHTIHGRSLPVARAAKLANTDLEVIAAGGDGDGYGIGGNHFIHTARENHDMTYIVFNNEIFGLTKGQTSPTSPKGHKSKTQPSGSAKTPLRPLSLSLNAGASYIARTAAVNPNQAKEIIAEAIEHDGFAHVDFLTQCPTWNKDARQYVPYIDVQESDDYDFDVTDRREAAEMMYETEDVLNEGTVLTGRYYVDEDRPSYQEEKSAVGELPDQPLAERYFDEDAEWERSYDLLERHT, encoded by the coding sequence ATGAGTGCATTCAACGCGATCGGAGAGGAACGGGAGATCGACCGGGACGAGTTCACGCCCGGCGTCGAACCGCAGCCGACCTGGTGTCCGGGCTGTGGCGACTTCGGCGTCCTGAAATCGCTGAAACAGGCGCTGCCGGAAGTCGGCAAGACGCCCGAAGAGGTGCTGACCGTCACCGGGATCGGCTGTTCCGGCAAGCTGAACAGCTATCTCGACACCTACGGCTTCCACACGATCCACGGGCGCTCGCTGCCCGTGGCCCGCGCCGCGAAGCTGGCCAACACCGACCTCGAGGTCATCGCCGCCGGCGGCGACGGCGACGGCTACGGGATCGGCGGCAACCACTTCATCCACACGGCCCGGGAGAACCACGACATGACCTACATCGTGTTCAACAACGAGATCTTCGGCCTGACGAAGGGCCAGACCTCGCCCACGAGCCCGAAGGGCCACAAGTCCAAGACGCAGCCCTCGGGCAGCGCGAAGACGCCGCTGCGGCCGTTGTCGCTGTCGCTGAACGCCGGCGCGAGCTACATCGCCCGCACCGCCGCCGTCAACCCGAACCAGGCCAAGGAGATCATCGCGGAGGCCATCGAACACGACGGCTTCGCCCACGTCGACTTCCTGACCCAGTGTCCGACCTGGAACAAGGACGCGCGCCAGTACGTCCCCTACATCGACGTCCAGGAGTCCGACGACTACGACTTCGACGTGACGGACCGGCGCGAGGCCGCCGAGATGATGTACGAGACCGAAGACGTCCTCAACGAGGGGACCGTCCTGACCGGCCGGTACTACGTCGACGAGGATCGCCCCTCCTACCAGGAGGAGAAATCCGCCGTCGGCGAACTGCCCGACCAGCCGCTGGCCGAGCGGTACTTCGACGAGGACGCCGAGTGGGAACGCAGCTACGACCTCCTCGAGCGGCACACGTAG
- a CDS encoding 2-oxoacid:acceptor oxidoreductase subunit alpha, with translation MSSDELIWRIAGGSGDGIDSTSQNFAKALMRSGLDVFTHRHYPSRIRGGHTYVEIRAADHEVQSRGDGYNFLLALGDSFARNPQEEAYYGNEEIKPLSENLDDLREGGIIVYDEGLIGEDDVEALDLEARAEENDWHVFPMDLRGLAREHGREVMRNTAGVGVTAALLDMDLEHIEDLMSDAMGGDVLEANLEILHEAYDTVNEEYEFEHELRAPEGTHETEQALLSGSNAIAYGAIDAGCRFIAGYPMTPWTDVFTILSQNFPDMGGVSEQVEDEIAAAALALGASHAGAKAMSGSSGGGFALMSEPLGLAEMTETPLVLVESMRAGPSTGMPTKPEQGDLEFVLYTSQGDSSRVVFAPGNIEEAYEQTRLAFEIAWDYQIPSIIIYDQKLSGENKNVDVEFFDREPEPDLGATLTEDELAEAAHDASGKFKRFNYADAKNNVAPRSLPGQKGGRYLATGNEHSPVGHISEDPDNRVAQMTRRIEKLESIREELDEEHESNQTTFGDETAEYGIITWGSSQGAVEEAVERLNESGHAVKGLGVSDMMPFPEAEVTEFLESVDEAMVVEMNATAQFRGLIQKELGRFGEKMTSLLKYNGNPFEPAEIVEGYEVNLADEDRQPTAQVRIEPAAGD, from the coding sequence ATGAGCAGCGACGAACTTATCTGGCGAATCGCGGGCGGTTCCGGCGACGGGATCGACTCGACGAGCCAGAATTTCGCCAAGGCGCTGATGCGCTCGGGGCTCGACGTATTCACCCACCGCCACTATCCGTCGCGGATCCGGGGTGGCCACACCTACGTCGAGATCCGGGCCGCGGACCACGAGGTACAGTCACGTGGTGACGGCTACAACTTCCTGCTCGCGCTGGGCGACTCCTTCGCCCGCAACCCTCAGGAAGAGGCCTACTACGGCAACGAAGAGATCAAACCCCTCTCGGAGAACCTCGACGACCTCCGCGAGGGCGGGATCATCGTCTACGACGAGGGACTCATCGGCGAGGACGACGTCGAGGCACTCGATCTCGAGGCCCGCGCCGAGGAGAACGACTGGCACGTCTTCCCCATGGACCTCCGCGGGCTCGCCCGAGAACACGGCCGCGAGGTCATGCGCAACACCGCCGGCGTCGGCGTAACGGCGGCGCTGCTCGACATGGACCTCGAGCACATCGAGGACCTGATGTCCGACGCCATGGGCGGCGACGTGCTCGAGGCGAACCTCGAGATCCTCCACGAGGCGTACGACACCGTCAACGAGGAGTACGAGTTCGAACACGAGCTACGAGCCCCCGAGGGCACCCACGAGACCGAGCAGGCGCTGCTGTCGGGTTCGAACGCGATCGCCTACGGCGCGATCGACGCCGGCTGCCGATTCATCGCCGGCTACCCGATGACGCCGTGGACCGACGTGTTCACCATCCTCAGCCAGAACTTCCCCGACATGGGCGGCGTCTCCGAACAGGTCGAAGACGAGATCGCCGCCGCGGCGCTCGCGCTCGGCGCGAGCCACGCGGGCGCGAAGGCGATGTCCGGTTCATCCGGCGGCGGGTTCGCACTCATGAGCGAACCGCTCGGGCTGGCGGAGATGACCGAGACGCCGCTCGTCCTCGTCGAGTCGATGCGGGCCGGCCCCTCGACCGGGATGCCGACGAAACCCGAACAGGGCGACCTCGAGTTCGTCCTCTACACGAGCCAGGGCGACTCCTCGCGGGTCGTCTTCGCTCCGGGCAACATCGAGGAGGCCTACGAACAGACCCGACTCGCGTTCGAGATCGCCTGGGACTACCAGATTCCGTCGATCATCATCTACGACCAGAAGCTCTCCGGCGAGAACAAGAACGTCGACGTCGAGTTCTTCGACCGCGAGCCGGAACCCGATCTGGGAGCGACGCTGACCGAGGACGAGCTCGCGGAAGCGGCCCACGACGCGAGCGGCAAGTTCAAGCGGTTCAACTACGCGGACGCCAAGAACAACGTCGCCCCGCGGTCGCTACCCGGCCAGAAGGGTGGTCGCTACCTCGCGACCGGGAACGAGCACTCGCCCGTCGGCCACATCAGCGAGGACCCCGACAACCGCGTCGCACAGATGACGCGGCGCATCGAGAAGCTCGAGTCCATCCGCGAGGAACTCGACGAGGAACACGAGTCGAACCAGACCACCTTCGGCGACGAGACGGCCGAGTACGGGATCATCACCTGGGGCTCGAGTCAGGGCGCCGTCGAGGAGGCCGTCGAACGGCTCAACGAGAGCGGCCACGCGGTGAAGGGACTCGGCGTCTCCGACATGATGCCGTTCCCCGAGGCCGAGGTAACCGAGTTCCTGGAGAGCGTCGACGAGGCGATGGTCGTCGAGATGAACGCCACCGCACAGTTCCGCGGCCTGATCCAGAAGGAACTGGGCCGCTTCGGCGAGAAGATGACCAGCCTGCTGAAGTACAACGGCAACCCCTTCGAGCCCGCCGAGATCGTCGAGGGCTACGAGGTCAACCTCGCCGACGAGGACCGCCAGCCGACTGCACAGGTGCGAATCGAACCCGCTGCAGGTGACTGA
- a CDS encoding OsmC family protein, producing MASIVRMPTFDRETERGTLLEWAVDEGGSVAEGDRLAAVASERRVAAVEAGEDGVLRRTYLAVDDAAPPGTPIGIVAPADCDITALEAEAAADIGFESRIERGLTDGGERAGMPGRAVTAVTSSGRRGRIEAGPFEWSFDEPESNGGTETGPTPVDVFLGGLASCLSLSTRYQANKRDASVDAIRVDANARPEHGPVERIAATIRLATDEDDETVARIVDLAERGCHVSQLLRADLPLDLSWERR from the coding sequence ATGGCCTCCATCGTTCGAATGCCGACGTTCGACCGCGAGACGGAACGCGGAACGCTCCTCGAGTGGGCCGTCGACGAGGGCGGGTCCGTTGCCGAGGGCGACCGACTCGCGGCTGTCGCGTCGGAACGGCGCGTCGCAGCGGTCGAGGCCGGCGAAGACGGCGTCCTCCGGCGGACGTATCTGGCGGTCGACGACGCCGCTCCGCCCGGAACGCCGATCGGGATCGTCGCGCCGGCGGACTGCGATATCACCGCCCTCGAAGCGGAGGCCGCGGCCGACATCGGGTTCGAAAGCCGGATCGAACGCGGGCTGACCGACGGCGGCGAACGCGCAGGGATGCCCGGCCGCGCCGTCACGGCCGTAACCTCCAGCGGACGCCGAGGCCGTATCGAGGCCGGCCCGTTCGAGTGGTCGTTCGACGAACCGGAATCGAACGGCGGCACCGAGACCGGCCCGACTCCGGTCGACGTCTTCCTCGGCGGACTCGCGTCGTGTCTCTCGTTGAGTACCCGATACCAGGCGAACAAACGCGACGCGTCGGTCGACGCGATTCGGGTCGACGCAAACGCGAGGCCGGAACACGGCCCGGTCGAACGGATCGCGGCGACGATTCGACTCGCCACCGACGAGGACGACGAGACCGTCGCGCGGATCGTCGACCTCGCCGAGCGGGGATGTCACGTCTCGCAACTGCTTCGAGCGGATCTGCCGTTGGACCTTTCCTGGGAGCGACGCTGA
- a CDS encoding PHP domain-containing protein, giving the protein MRDFHVHSNYSDGDFLGSMVRAAEAAGLEGVGVADHCNVASRESPEAMRGLYGFNLDLTYERRRQGIERVRESAEIAVYDAVELDYDPRDEDAIDAFLAEAAFDYAIGSVHEVGGDNVQIASHFADLTEAERDAVVDDYFDQLVALVESELFEIAAHADLVERTPPLRGRATEDHYRRVAQAFADSRTIPEINAGRALTEADIVHPSEQFLTVLREHDVSVTVGTDSHRPDEIPDRADFLEGFVDETGLEPVVPDGLER; this is encoded by the coding sequence ATGCGAGATTTTCACGTCCACTCGAACTACTCGGACGGCGATTTCCTCGGATCGATGGTCCGGGCGGCGGAGGCAGCCGGCCTCGAGGGCGTGGGCGTCGCCGATCACTGTAACGTGGCGAGCCGCGAGAGTCCCGAGGCGATGCGAGGGCTCTACGGGTTCAACCTCGACCTCACGTACGAGCGCCGACGGCAGGGGATCGAACGGGTTCGAGAGTCCGCCGAAATCGCGGTCTACGACGCGGTCGAGCTGGATTACGATCCGCGCGACGAGGACGCGATCGACGCGTTCCTCGCGGAGGCGGCGTTCGATTACGCGATCGGGAGCGTCCACGAGGTCGGTGGAGACAACGTCCAGATCGCGTCGCATTTCGCGGACCTGACCGAGGCCGAGCGCGACGCGGTCGTCGACGACTACTTCGACCAACTCGTCGCGCTCGTCGAGTCCGAGCTGTTCGAGATCGCGGCGCACGCGGACCTCGTCGAGCGCACACCGCCGCTGCGCGGTCGAGCGACCGAGGACCACTACCGGCGCGTCGCGCAGGCGTTCGCCGATTCGCGGACGATCCCCGAGATCAACGCCGGTCGGGCCCTGACCGAGGCCGACATCGTTCACCCCTCTGAGCAGTTCCTGACCGTCCTCCGCGAGCACGACGTCTCCGTCACCGTCGGCACCGACTCGCACCGTCCCGACGAGATCCCCGATCGGGCCGACTTCCTCGAGGGCTTCGTCGACGAGACCGGCCTCGAGCCGGTCGTTCCCGACGGGCTCGAGCGGTAA
- the aroC gene encoding chorismate synthase: MNGNRFGRLFQVTTFGESHGEAMGCTVSGCPAGLELSAEDIQEDLDRRKPGQSMITTSRGEPDAVSIKSGIQDGYTTGTPIGLVIQNKDARSGKYEPFITAPRPSHGDFTYSAKFGTRNWGGGGRSSARETVNWVAAGAIAKQLLEREGIELKAHVNQIGDIEAPEVSFEEITAHSEENDVRCAHPETAERMQERIAEYQEAGDSIGGSIYFEAQGVPVGLGAPRFDSLSARLGQAMMAVPATTAFEFGLGREAREWTGKERNDDWEFDDEGNPTPVENDHGGIQGGISSGEPIYGEVTLHAPTSIPKSQQTADWETGELKEEQVIGRHDPVLPPRGVPVVEAMLALTLVDFMLLSGRINPDRVDDRPGEYDTHYHPSNPRNE; encoded by the coding sequence ATGAACGGCAACCGCTTCGGTCGCCTCTTTCAGGTGACCACGTTCGGCGAGAGCCACGGGGAGGCGATGGGCTGTACCGTCTCGGGCTGTCCCGCCGGCCTCGAACTCTCTGCAGAGGACATTCAGGAGGATCTCGACCGGCGAAAGCCGGGCCAGTCGATGATCACGACCAGCCGCGGCGAACCCGACGCCGTCTCGATCAAGTCGGGGATCCAGGACGGCTACACCACGGGGACGCCGATCGGGCTCGTCATCCAGAACAAGGACGCTCGCTCGGGCAAGTACGAGCCGTTCATCACCGCGCCACGGCCCTCGCACGGCGACTTCACGTACTCGGCCAAATTCGGCACGCGAAACTGGGGCGGCGGCGGTCGCTCCTCGGCCCGCGAGACGGTCAACTGGGTCGCGGCCGGCGCGATCGCGAAGCAGTTGCTCGAGCGCGAAGGGATCGAACTCAAGGCCCACGTCAACCAGATCGGCGACATCGAGGCCCCCGAGGTGAGCTTCGAAGAGATCACGGCGCACTCCGAGGAGAACGACGTCCGCTGTGCCCACCCCGAGACGGCCGAGCGGATGCAAGAGCGGATCGCGGAGTACCAGGAGGCGGGCGACTCCATCGGCGGGAGCATCTACTTCGAAGCTCAGGGCGTCCCGGTCGGCCTCGGCGCACCCCGATTCGACTCCCTCTCTGCGCGCCTCGGCCAGGCCATGATGGCGGTGCCGGCGACGACCGCCTTCGAGTTCGGTCTCGGCCGCGAGGCCCGCGAGTGGACGGGCAAGGAACGCAACGACGACTGGGAGTTCGACGACGAGGGCAATCCGACGCCGGTCGAGAACGACCACGGGGGCATTCAGGGCGGTATCAGCTCCGGCGAGCCGATCTACGGCGAGGTCACGCTGCACGCACCGACCTCGATCCCCAAGTCCCAGCAGACGGCCGACTGGGAGACCGGCGAACTCAAAGAGGAGCAAGTCATCGGCCGCCACGATCCCGTGCTCCCGCCGCGGGGCGTCCCCGTCGTCGAGGCCATGCTCGCCCTGACGCTGGTCGACTTCATGCTGCTGTCGGGCCGGATCAACCCCGACCGCGTCGACGATCGGCCCGGCGAGTACGACACCCACTACCATCCGAGCAATCCCCGCAACGAGTGA
- a CDS encoding ZIP family metal transporter: MVSIVELFVRVAGEDPVVQGLLGGVVIAMLNLFGASLVLVWRNPSERALDGALGFAAGVMLAAAFTSLIIPGIEQYSGGNPIPTLVGVALGAVFLDRADGLVPHAHYLLTGSERADEANPRTSLPLDNDRVAPVVLFVLAITLHNMPEGLAVGVGFGSGNVENAIPLMLAIGIQNVPEGLAVSVAAINAGLDRRFYAVFAGVRSGLVEIPLAVLGALAVSVVEPVLPYAMGFAAGAMLFVISDEIIPETHIRGYERIATLGLMAGVIVMLYLDVSLG, from the coding sequence ATGGTCTCGATAGTCGAACTATTCGTTCGAGTCGCCGGCGAAGACCCGGTGGTTCAGGGGCTCCTCGGCGGAGTCGTTATCGCGATGTTGAACCTGTTCGGAGCGTCGCTGGTGCTCGTCTGGCGGAATCCATCGGAGCGCGCACTCGACGGCGCGCTCGGATTCGCGGCCGGCGTGATGCTCGCCGCGGCCTTCACGAGCCTCATCATCCCGGGAATCGAGCAGTATTCCGGCGGGAATCCGATTCCGACGCTCGTGGGCGTCGCGCTCGGGGCGGTCTTTCTCGACCGAGCCGACGGACTCGTTCCACACGCGCACTATCTGCTGACTGGTAGCGAACGAGCGGACGAGGCGAATCCGCGTACGTCCCTTCCGCTCGATAACGATCGGGTAGCGCCCGTCGTCCTGTTCGTCCTGGCGATCACGCTCCACAACATGCCCGAGGGACTGGCCGTGGGCGTCGGCTTCGGCTCCGGCAACGTCGAGAACGCGATCCCGCTCATGCTCGCTATCGGCATCCAGAACGTTCCCGAAGGACTCGCCGTCTCGGTGGCCGCGATCAACGCCGGGCTGGACCGACGCTTCTACGCGGTCTTCGCCGGCGTGCGTTCGGGGCTCGTCGAAATTCCGCTCGCGGTGCTGGGTGCGCTCGCGGTGAGTGTCGTGGAACCGGTTCTCCCCTACGCGATGGGGTTCGCTGCGGGGGCGATGCTCTTCGTCATCTCCGACGAAATCATTCCCGAAACCCACATCCGCGGATACGAGCGGATCGCGACGCTCGGGCTGATGGCTGGCGTGATCGTGATGCTCTACCTCGACGTCAGTTTAGGATAG